In Ignavibacteriales bacterium, the following are encoded in one genomic region:
- a CDS encoding PTS sugar transporter subunit IIA, with amino-acid sequence MKISEILTEDLISVGLEVNDKDDCINKMIDIAARSGKIIDKEKVVECVFEREKLVSTGVGKGFAIPHGKTDEISDVTASFAILKDPIDFDSIDSEPVKFVFLLVGKDSLLNTHIKLLSRISRIMNNDKFRDKLDEAKTSKEVLELFQKEEENYQDI; translated from the coding sequence ATGAAAATAAGTGAAATACTTACAGAGGACCTTATATCCGTAGGGTTGGAAGTAAATGATAAGGATGATTGTATAAATAAGATGATAGATATTGCTGCCAGATCCGGGAAGATCATCGATAAGGAAAAGGTAGTGGAATGTGTTTTTGAGAGGGAGAAACTTGTTTCGACAGGAGTGGGAAAAGGGTTCGCAATTCCGCACGGAAAAACAGACGAGATATCGGATGTTACTGCTTCATTTGCAATACTCAAAGACCCGATAGATTTCGATTCAATAGATTCAGAGCCGGTGAAATTCGTATTCCTGCTGGTAGGAAAAGACAGTCTATTGAACACACATATAAAACTCCTCAGCCGTATCTCCAGAATAATGAATAACGATAAGTTCCGGGATAAACTCGATGAAGCTAAAACATCGAAAGAGGTTTTAGAGCTATTTCAGAAGGAAGAAGAGAATTATCAGGACATTTAA
- a CDS encoding M61 family metallopeptidase: protein MSKIEYKISFPNPVTHYCDVEITTSTDGAEEMEFEMPVWTPGSYKVRDYARHVDKIKASANSKELDCEKTGKSSWEINTSGVGDVKLTYRVYCNELTVRTSEITSDHAYLNGTSVFMYIKGRIGDECELEIQPYHDWKKISTGLKKIGDSRFSAENYDILADCPIEIGNQQILEFEVDEKKHYICIYGAGNYDAEKFVVDFEKIVEAESKMMEGLPYKNFTFLITIAEGVGGGLEHLNSFSAMYPPWVFDDEKRYKKFLGLISHELFHVWNVKRVRPLELGPFDYSKEVYTKMHWVTEGWTSFFDNLTLKRADILDDKEYLEFVAEEVNEVLKYTGRFQQSLEDSSYYNWTKFYNRHENSRNDQISYYKKGGLIALMLDIEIITTSNCEKSLDDVLRILFEDYNNDPGKGYTGDRVKEVIESLTGKNMDEFWNKYIRGTDEIPFAEYLLRAGVELKDKNKEGEIKLNAVINRKSDNVILDEVYDGGSAYGVGLSAGDELIALNGIRVTNNNFKAVLNTYKPGDETEVVYSRAGKVRDLKMKILEQVPTYELVKIENPDDMQKKVWEKWISG, encoded by the coding sequence ATGAGTAAAATAGAATATAAAATTTCATTTCCAAATCCCGTAACACATTATTGTGATGTTGAAATAACAACCTCTACCGATGGTGCAGAAGAGATGGAGTTTGAGATGCCAGTGTGGACTCCGGGATCATATAAGGTAAGAGACTACGCAAGGCACGTGGATAAGATTAAAGCAAGCGCAAATAGTAAGGAACTAGATTGTGAAAAAACCGGAAAAAGTTCGTGGGAAATAAATACATCCGGTGTAGGAGATGTAAAACTAACCTACAGGGTCTATTGTAATGAGCTAACGGTGAGGACGAGTGAGATAACCTCGGATCATGCATATTTAAATGGAACGAGCGTGTTTATGTATATTAAGGGGAGGATAGGTGACGAATGCGAATTGGAAATACAACCATACCATGACTGGAAAAAGATATCGACCGGATTGAAAAAGATTGGTGATAGCAGATTCAGCGCTGAGAACTATGATATTTTGGCAGACTGTCCAATAGAAATAGGAAATCAGCAAATATTGGAATTTGAAGTTGATGAGAAGAAACACTATATATGTATTTATGGAGCAGGTAATTATGATGCTGAAAAGTTTGTAGTGGATTTTGAAAAGATAGTTGAAGCAGAAAGCAAGATGATGGAGGGGCTTCCCTATAAGAACTTTACGTTTTTAATTACAATTGCCGAAGGTGTAGGTGGGGGACTCGAACATCTCAATTCATTTTCCGCAATGTATCCGCCATGGGTATTTGACGATGAAAAGAGATACAAGAAATTCCTTGGACTGATATCTCATGAGTTATTCCATGTATGGAATGTAAAGCGAGTGAGACCGTTGGAACTCGGACCATTTGATTATTCAAAGGAAGTATATACAAAGATGCATTGGGTAACGGAAGGATGGACGAGTTTCTTTGATAATCTTACCTTAAAAAGAGCCGATATACTCGACGATAAGGAGTATCTTGAGTTTGTAGCTGAAGAGGTTAACGAAGTTTTGAAATACACAGGAAGATTTCAACAATCACTGGAAGATTCGAGCTACTATAACTGGACTAAATTCTATAACCGTCATGAAAACAGCAGGAATGACCAGATCTCCTATTACAAAAAGGGAGGGTTGATAGCCCTAATGCTGGACATCGAGATAATCACAACTTCAAACTGTGAAAAATCACTGGATGATGTATTGAGAATATTATTTGAGGATTATAACAATGACCCAGGCAAAGGTTATACAGGTGATAGGGTAAAGGAAGTAATAGAGAGTTTAACCGGCAAGAATATGGATGAATTTTGGAACAAGTATATAAGGGGAACGGATGAAATTCCATTTGCAGAATATTTATTAAGGGCAGGTGTTGAATTGAAGGATAAGAATAAGGAGGGAGAGATAAAGCTGAATGCTGTTATCAATAGGAAGAGCGATAATGTAATATTGGATGAGGTTTATGACGGGGGCTCCGCTTATGGTGTCGGATTAAGCGCGGGTGATGAGTTGATTGCTTTGAATGGCATTAGAGTAACTAATAATAACTTTAAAGCAGTACTAAACACATATAAACCCGGCGACGAGACGGAAGTTGTATACAGCCGAGCCGGGAAGGTGAGGGACCTCAAGATGAAGATACTTGAACAGGTTCCTACATACGAGCTTGTAAAAATAGAAAACCCGGATGATATGCAAAAGAAAGTCTGGGAAAAATGGATATCCGGATAA